One Xylanivirga thermophila genomic region harbors:
- the fusA gene encoding elongation factor G, protein MPRDYTLDKVRNIGIMAHIDAGKTTTTERILYYTGRVHKMGETHEGTAVMDWMEQEQERGITITSAATTVTWKGYVIHIIDTPGHVDFTVEVERSLRVLDGSVAVFCAKGGVEPQSETVWRQADKYAVPRIAYVNKMDMLGADFFNVVDMMHDRLKANAVPIEIPIGKEDQFEGTIDLIKNCAFYFVDELGTLSEPSDIPDDMKEIAQKYRIELLEAVADQDEELMIKYLEGEELTEEEIQKAIRKGTIANTMVPVLCGSSYKNKGVHALINAIVDYLPSPIDIPPVKGSDANTKEDIVRESSDDEPFSALAFKVMTDPYVGKLTFFRVYSGVLSAGSYVYNATKGKRERVGRILRMHANHREEMSEIRAGDIAAAVGLKDTATGDTLCDENAPVLLESMEFPDPVIQIAIEPKTKVGQEKMGIALQKLAEEDPTFRTYTDQETGQTIIAGMGELHLEVIVDRLLREFKVEANVGKPQVAYRETIRKTVKSEGKFVRQSGGHGQYGHVWIEVEPTEPGSGYEFVNKIVGGVIPKEFIPAVDAGIQEAMTNGILGGYPVVDTRVTLYDGSYHEVDSSEMAFKIAGSMAFKGAMQKANPVLLEPLMKVEVVIPEEYMGDVMGDINSRRGRIEGMENRSGAQVIHAFVPLSEMFGYATDLRSRTQGRGNYTMQFSHYEEVPKSIAEKVLAK, encoded by the coding sequence GTGCCGAGGGATTATACACTTGATAAAGTTAGAAACATCGGTATAATGGCGCATATAGATGCTGGCAAAACAACAACAACGGAACGTATTCTGTACTATACCGGTCGTGTGCATAAAATGGGCGAGACCCATGAAGGTACTGCAGTTATGGACTGGATGGAACAGGAGCAAGAGAGGGGAATCACCATTACCTCGGCTGCTACCACAGTAACATGGAAAGGCTATGTGATTCACATTATTGACACACCAGGGCACGTGGATTTTACTGTAGAAGTCGAAAGATCCCTACGTGTTCTCGACGGTTCAGTTGCGGTTTTTTGTGCAAAGGGAGGCGTAGAGCCTCAGTCAGAGACCGTTTGGCGTCAGGCAGATAAATATGCAGTTCCGCGTATTGCCTATGTAAACAAGATGGATATGCTTGGTGCCGATTTCTTTAATGTTGTTGATATGATGCATGATAGATTGAAAGCCAATGCAGTGCCTATTGAAATACCGATAGGTAAAGAAGACCAGTTTGAAGGAACAATAGATTTAATTAAAAATTGTGCTTTTTACTTTGTTGATGAGTTGGGTACATTGAGTGAACCATCTGATATACCCGATGATATGAAGGAAATTGCTCAAAAATATCGTATTGAGTTGCTAGAAGCTGTAGCAGATCAAGATGAAGAGTTAATGATAAAATACCTAGAAGGCGAAGAGTTAACCGAAGAAGAAATACAAAAGGCGATAAGAAAAGGTACAATAGCAAATACAATGGTTCCGGTATTATGTGGTTCATCATATAAGAACAAAGGTGTGCATGCACTGATAAATGCTATTGTTGATTATCTACCGTCTCCTATTGATATTCCGCCTGTAAAGGGTAGCGATGCAAATACTAAAGAGGATATTGTCAGAGAATCATCAGATGATGAGCCATTTAGTGCATTAGCTTTTAAGGTAATGACAGATCCATATGTAGGTAAATTGACATTTTTCCGTGTGTATTCTGGTGTGTTATCAGCTGGTTCATATGTATACAATGCAACAAAAGGTAAACGTGAGCGGGTTGGTCGTATTCTTAGAATGCATGCAAACCATCGGGAAGAAATGTCGGAAATACGTGCAGGTGATATTGCAGCAGCTGTTGGACTTAAAGATACAGCCACAGGTGATACCTTGTGTGATGAAAATGCGCCTGTTTTATTGGAATCTATGGAATTCCCTGATCCAGTTATACAGATAGCTATTGAGCCTAAGACCAAGGTTGGACAGGAAAAAATGGGAATTGCATTGCAGAAATTAGCAGAAGAAGACCCCACATTCCGGACATATACAGATCAGGAAACGGGTCAGACCATTATTGCCGGTATGGGTGAACTTCATCTTGAAGTAATAGTTGACAGACTGCTAAGGGAATTCAAGGTAGAGGCAAATGTAGGTAAACCACAGGTTGCCTATCGCGAAACAATACGCAAAACTGTTAAAAGCGAAGGTAAGTTTGTGCGCCAGTCTGGTGGACATGGACAATATGGACATGTATGGATCGAAGTTGAACCTACAGAGCCAGGTAGTGGCTATGAGTTTGTAAATAAAATAGTAGGTGGCGTTATTCCAAAAGAGTTTATACCTGCCGTTGATGCAGGAATTCAGGAAGCTATGACAAATGGTATTCTTGGAGGATATCCTGTAGTAGATACTAGAGTAACACTTTATGATGGATCTTATCATGAGGTTGACTCCTCTGAAATGGCTTTTAAAATAGCAGGGTCTATGGCCTTTAAAGGAGCTATGCAAAAAGCAAATCCAGTGCTGCTAGAACCTTTAATGAAGGTAGAAGTAGTTATTCCTGAGGAATATATGGGTGATGTAATGGGAGATATAAACTCGAGACGTGGTAGAATAGAAGGTATGGAAAACCGTTCAGGAGCCCAAGTTATACATGCTTTCGTACCGCTATCAGAGATGTTTGGATATGCTACTGATTTGAGATCT
- the rpsG gene encoding 30S ribosomal protein S7, with protein sequence MSRKGYVSKRDVLPDPIYGNKVVTKLINQVMQDGKRGTAQRICYGAFDIIQEKTGNDPVEVFEQAMDNIMPVLEVKARRVGGATYQVPMEIKPDRRQTLGLRWLVRYARLRNEKTMVERLAAEIMDAANNTGGAVKKKDETHKMAEANKAFAHYRW encoded by the coding sequence ATGTCAAGAAAAGGTTATGTATCAAAACGTGATGTGCTACCCGATCCTATATATGGCAATAAGGTAGTTACCAAGCTTATAAATCAAGTTATGCAAGATGGCAAAAGAGGCACAGCACAAAGAATTTGCTATGGTGCATTTGATATAATACAGGAAAAGACAGGTAATGACCCTGTAGAGGTATTTGAACAAGCTATGGATAACATTATGCCTGTTTTAGAGGTAAAGGCCAGAAGGGTAGGAGGTGCTACCTATCAGGTACCTATGGAAATAAAGCCGGATAGACGTCAGACCTTAGGATTACGCTGGCTTGTAAGGTATGCAAGACTACGAAATGAAAAGACTATGGTAGAGCGTCTAGCTGCAGAAATAATGGATGCAGCAAATAATACAGGAGGCGCTGTAAAGAAAAAAGACGAAACCCATAAAATGGCAGAAGCCAACAAGGCGTTTGCACATTATAGGTGGTAA
- a CDS encoding ribosomal L7Ae/L30e/S12e/Gadd45 family protein: MLEELKCTSARTVGTKQTLKAIEKKQAKEVFIAKDIDEYIARKIVEACEMSHLPITFVDSMKELGEACGIDVGAATAALLR; this comes from the coding sequence ATGTTAGAGGAACTAAAATGTACATCTGCAAGGACAGTGGGTACAAAGCAAACTCTAAAAGCTATAGAAAAAAAGCAGGCTAAGGAAGTCTTTATTGCTAAAGATATAGACGAATATATTGCTAGAAAAATAGTAGAAGCTTGTGAAATGAGTCATCTCCCCATCACATTCGTCGATTCTATGAAAGAATTAGGGGAGGCTTGTGGTATAGATGTAGGTGCTGCTACAGCTGCTCTGCTTCGATAG
- the rpsL gene encoding 30S ribosomal protein S12, with translation MPTINQLIKKKRKDAEYPSDSPALKGCPQKRGVCVSVKTTTPKKPNSALRKIARVRLTNGFEVTAYIPGIGHNLQEHSVVLIRGGRVRDLPGVRYHIVRGSLDAAGVANRQQGRSKYGAKRPKK, from the coding sequence ATGCCTACAATTAATCAATTAATAAAGAAAAAGAGAAAAGATGCTGAGTATCCGTCCGATTCACCAGCTCTTAAGGGTTGCCCGCAAAAGCGAGGTGTGTGTGTTTCTGTTAAAACTACCACCCCCAAGAAACCTAACTCAGCTCTTAGAAAGATAGCAAGGGTGCGTTTGACAAATGGTTTTGAGGTAACTGCATATATTCCTGGTATTGGACATAATCTACAGGAACACTCTGTGGTACTTATACGTGGCGGGAGAGTAAGAGATTTGCCTGGTGTAAGATATCATATAGTTAGAGGTTCACTAGATGCTGCAGGTGTGGCTAACAGACAGCAGGGACGATCTAAATATGGTGCAAAACGTCCTAAAAAGTAA